Proteins encoded in a region of the Syntrophales bacterium genome:
- a CDS encoding bifunctional riboflavin kinase/FAD synthetase, producing MKVIKGTEDKSSLDEFRDAFVTIGNFDGVHLGHQHIIKMLIREAHEDNRKAAVITFDPHPEMVLHPEKRPFYLITSLEEKIKLLEELGIDAVILIPFSLEFSRMTAKDFVCQILSDRLHIKKIFIGYDYTFGRDKVGNAAFLVDFGNRLGFDIDIISAVGVDDTIVSSTRIRNAILEGDVKMVIPPLGRPYNLSGIVIEGNRRGGNLGFHTANIKPGKVLIPAHGVYAVIVHLEGIRYRGVINIGFNPTFADKRLSVEVHLLDFDKDIYEKSLEVLFIDRIRDEVKFADPEKLVAQVKRDIEKAEAILKPYF from the coding sequence ATGAAAGTTATTAAGGGCACAGAAGATAAGTCCTCTCTTGATGAATTCAGAGACGCGTTTGTAACGATAGGAAATTTCGACGGGGTACACCTGGGACACCAGCATATCATAAAAATGCTTATCAGGGAAGCCCATGAGGACAATCGGAAGGCTGCGGTCATTACCTTTGACCCCCACCCCGAGATGGTCCTTCACCCGGAGAAGAGACCATTTTATCTTATTACCTCTCTCGAAGAGAAAATCAAACTCCTCGAAGAGCTGGGAATTGATGCTGTCATTCTCATACCGTTTTCCCTCGAATTTTCCAGGATGACGGCTAAGGACTTCGTCTGTCAGATCCTCTCGGACAGACTTCACATCAAGAAGATATTCATCGGCTATGACTATACCTTTGGAAGAGACAAGGTGGGAAATGCGGCATTTTTGGTGGATTTCGGAAATAGGCTGGGTTTCGACATAGATATCATCAGTGCCGTTGGGGTTGATGATACGATCGTCAGCAGCACCCGCATAAGAAATGCCATCCTTGAAGGGGATGTAAAGATGGTTATCCCACCCCTCGGAAGACCTTACAACCTCAGCGGCATTGTTATCGAGGGAAACAGGCGGGGCGGCAACCTCGGATTTCACACGGCCAACATAAAACCGGGTAAGGTGTTAATCCCCGCTCATGGTGTTTATGCCGTCATCGTCCATCTGGAGGGAATCCGGTATCGGGGTGTTATAAATATCGGGTTTAATCCGACCTTTGCCGATAAGAGACTTTCCGTAGAGGTGCATCTGCTTGATTTTGATAAAGATATCTACGAAAAAAGCTTAGAAGTCCTATTTATTGACCGGATAAGAGATGAAGTCAAGTTTGCCGATCCGGAAAAACTGGTCGCGCAGGTGAAACGGGACATTGAAAAAGCTGAAGCTATCCTGAAACCCTATTTTTAG
- a CDS encoding cytochrome c biogenesis protein ResB — protein MDKLKKNSIWSFFSSIRLAIILLIVITIVSILGTVIPQGEAAREFAGHLAPGWAFVFHKLQLFNIYRSVWFTILMILLSLNLVICSWNRFPTSWRLFRKALSSPPDWSHAFENLPPHRVLFSKRKTTEESVRLENLLKKKYRRVQLKDTGRATYLSGCKGVFSYFGVYIIHLSVLIIIGGVIIGVLLGFDAYVEIVEGGSSNTVQLRGKDGFKKLDFTVCCDRFSLDFYDNGTPKSYRSDLTFLKNNQVVYRGPVLVNHPVTFDGIRFYQANYGTMPGGEAVITVRKGNEEVSVFRAGAGAEFKLPGDDVTGKILRVEENLMGIGPAVKISIRSAEGDFQFWIFQYIEAIREKNPGLLEKAPLFNPGLFEPYLFSLSRIESRYYTGLQVNRDPGIPVVAAGSFSLILGFMIVFFCSHRQMWIKLESEGGGTRISITGKSNKDPVGLQRELSYFMGKVTREKG, from the coding sequence ATGGACAAGTTGAAAAAAAACAGTATCTGGTCTTTTTTCTCTTCTATAAGATTAGCAATCATTCTTCTGATCGTCATCACTATTGTATCTATCCTGGGAACCGTTATCCCCCAGGGTGAGGCGGCTCGTGAATTTGCCGGCCATCTTGCCCCGGGTTGGGCTTTTGTTTTTCACAAATTGCAGTTGTTCAATATTTACCGTTCTGTCTGGTTCACTATCCTTATGATTCTCCTTTCCCTCAACCTCGTCATCTGTTCATGGAACCGCTTTCCCACTTCCTGGCGACTTTTCCGCAAGGCCCTCTCTTCCCCACCTGATTGGTCTCATGCCTTTGAAAATTTACCTCCTCACAGGGTACTTTTCTCGAAGAGAAAGACAACTGAGGAATCTGTCAGGCTGGAAAATCTTCTTAAGAAAAAATACAGAAGGGTGCAACTAAAGGATACAGGAAGGGCCACCTATCTATCCGGCTGCAAAGGTGTCTTCTCCTATTTTGGCGTGTATATTATCCACCTTAGCGTATTGATTATTATAGGAGGTGTAATCATAGGAGTCCTTCTCGGTTTTGATGCCTATGTGGAGATAGTTGAAGGTGGCTCCAGCAACACGGTTCAGCTGCGAGGGAAAGATGGTTTCAAGAAGCTCGATTTTACAGTTTGCTGTGACCGGTTTTCCCTTGACTTCTATGACAACGGCACACCGAAGTCGTACCGGTCAGATCTTACCTTTTTGAAAAATAACCAGGTCGTTTACAGAGGGCCGGTACTGGTTAATCATCCTGTAACATTTGATGGTATCCGGTTTTATCAGGCAAACTATGGTACAATGCCCGGTGGTGAGGCCGTCATCACAGTCAGGAAGGGTAATGAGGAGGTATCCGTGTTCAGGGCTGGTGCTGGCGCCGAATTTAAGCTCCCGGGAGACGATGTAACAGGCAAGATCCTCCGCGTAGAGGAGAATCTTATGGGTATTGGGCCGGCAGTCAAGATAAGTATCCGGTCAGCGGAGGGGGATTTCCAGTTCTGGATTTTTCAGTACATTGAGGCGATAAGAGAGAAAAACCCGGGATTGTTGGAAAAGGCGCCCCTTTTTAACCCGGGGCTTTTCGAGCCTTATCTCTTTTCCTTAAGCCGGATTGAAAGCAGGTACTATACCGGTTTGCAGGTCAATCGTGATCCTGGCATTCCCGTTGTGGCAGCCGGTTCCTTTTCACTGATCCTCGGTTTTATGATTGTCTTCTTTTGTTCTCATCGGCAAATGTGGATTAAATTGGAGAGTGAGGGGGGAGGAACACGGATCAGCATCACCGGCAAAAGCAATAAGGACCCCGTTGGCCTGCAAAGGGAATTGTCATATTTTATGGGAAAAGTAACCAGGGAGAAGGGGTGA
- the ccsB gene encoding c-type cytochrome biogenesis protein CcsB — MLNTAILSWVTFIYFGSFAFYLFSMVTVRKFWGRLASFTALIGLLTQTAALIIRWIESYNLGIGHAPLSNLYESLIFFSWTIMLLYLIIEWRTKNRSLGAFVVPSAFLFMAYASLSPDINNRIQPLVPALQSNWLTSHVITCFMGYAAFAVSCALGFMYLLKGSERGTGNSSAIFLRFIPPLEVLDELNYQIVVLGFVFLALGIMTGAIWAHYAWGSYWSWDPKETWSLITWLIYAAMLHARFMGGWRGRRMAIIAIIGFVSVLFTYLGVNYLPGLHSYL; from the coding sequence ATGCTCAATACCGCAATTCTTAGCTGGGTTACCTTCATCTATTTTGGTTCTTTTGCCTTCTATCTTTTCAGCATGGTAACGGTTAGGAAATTCTGGGGTCGTCTGGCCTCATTCACAGCCCTGATCGGGCTGCTTACCCAGACGGCAGCCTTGATCATCCGGTGGATAGAGTCATACAACCTCGGTATTGGTCATGCACCTCTGTCCAATCTTTACGAATCGCTGATCTTCTTCTCCTGGACAATCATGCTCCTCTATCTGATTATTGAGTGGCGGACAAAAAACAGAAGCCTCGGCGCCTTTGTCGTACCCTCTGCCTTCCTTTTTATGGCCTATGCTTCCCTCTCACCCGATATCAATAACCGTATCCAGCCCCTCGTTCCGGCGCTGCAGAGTAACTGGCTGACAAGCCATGTCATTACCTGTTTTATGGGCTATGCCGCTTTTGCCGTGTCATGTGCCCTCGGCTTTATGTATCTCCTGAAAGGATCGGAACGCGGTACAGGAAACAGTTCAGCAATTTTCCTGAGATTTATTCCCCCCTTAGAGGTTTTGGATGAACTGAACTACCAGATTGTCGTTTTGGGTTTTGTCTTTTTGGCCCTCGGAATCATGACCGGCGCGATTTGGGCACATTATGCCTGGGGCTCCTACTGGAGTTGGGATCCGAAAGAAACGTGGTCTTTGATTACATGGCTCATCTATGCGGCTATGCTCCATGCCAGATTTATGGGGGGATGGCGGGGAAGACGCATGGCGATCATCGCGATCATCGGATTTGTCTCTGTCCTGTTTACCTACCTGGGCGTTAATTACCTGCCCGGTCTCCACAGTTACCTTTAA
- a CDS encoding ribonuclease D — translation MNNTWVWVDNHLKLYRAGNDISSTTVIGIDTEYDSLRYFREKLCLIQIKTGEKTYLLDPLDRFDLSFLGNSFAEPSILKIMHAADNDIRLLKRDYGFEFRNIFDTQQAALILGYHNLSLAHLVEKYLGIELKKKKKTQRSLWNTRPLTEEQLNYAIQDTAYLLALYQKLKGEIQQKCLDAEAARVFDAMAAVRWHEKTLDLQGHTKIKEYQHLTEFERQHLKNLFRWRFQKAKESNRAFFMILSDQELVNLSKVRIDSLKSLNETGVLSPEKVSSFGLEIVEILEQN, via the coding sequence ATGAACAATACATGGGTCTGGGTTGATAATCATCTAAAATTGTATCGGGCGGGAAACGATATCAGCAGTACCACTGTAATCGGCATTGATACAGAATACGATTCCCTTCGATACTTTCGGGAGAAGCTCTGCCTGATCCAGATAAAAACGGGGGAAAAGACCTATCTTTTAGACCCCCTTGACAGGTTTGACCTTTCCTTCTTAGGAAATAGTTTCGCGGAGCCTTCTATCCTCAAGATCATGCATGCCGCTGATAATGACATCCGGCTTTTGAAACGGGACTACGGCTTTGAATTCAGAAACATTTTCGATACCCAGCAGGCCGCCTTGATCCTCGGTTACCACAACCTTTCCCTTGCGCATCTGGTGGAAAAATATCTGGGTATTGAACTCAAAAAAAAGAAAAAAACACAAAGGTCGCTCTGGAATACCCGTCCTTTAACAGAGGAACAGTTGAACTATGCCATTCAGGATACGGCATATCTGTTAGCCTTGTACCAGAAGCTAAAAGGTGAAATTCAACAGAAATGCCTGGACGCAGAAGCGGCAAGGGTCTTTGATGCGATGGCTGCTGTGAGGTGGCACGAAAAAACACTCGATCTCCAGGGACACACTAAAATTAAGGAGTATCAACACCTGACAGAATTTGAAAGGCAACATTTAAAGAACCTCTTCCGCTGGCGCTTTCAAAAGGCAAAGGAATCCAACAGAGCATTTTTTATGATTCTGTCTGATCAGGAGCTGGTCAATTTATCAAAAGTTAGGATTGACTCCCTTAAAAGCCTCAATGAGACCGGTGTACTTTCTCCTGAAAAAGTGAGCAGTTTTGGTCTGGAAATTGTTGAAATCTTAGAGCAAAATTAA
- a CDS encoding DedA family protein, with protein sequence MELIINFFDFFIHLDRYLSMVIQRFGGWTYLLVFLVIFCETGLVVTPLLPGDSLLFGLGAFAAKGDLEVEWLFIILSVAAVGGDAVNYAAGKFVGPRVFRREDVRFLNREYLDRTHRFYEKYGGKTIVIARFVPIIRTFAPFVAGVGSMTYWRFACYNILGGIFWVAIFIFGGYYFGNLPAVKRNFSLVIFAIIFLSVLPGVIEFFRQRNQRPS encoded by the coding sequence GTGGAACTGATTATCAATTTCTTCGATTTTTTTATCCATCTTGACAGATACCTGAGTATGGTTATCCAGCGTTTCGGCGGCTGGACCTATCTGCTTGTCTTCCTCGTTATCTTTTGTGAAACAGGGTTGGTGGTGACCCCCCTTCTCCCCGGAGATTCTCTCCTTTTTGGTCTGGGTGCCTTCGCGGCAAAAGGTGACCTTGAAGTTGAGTGGTTGTTTATCATTCTATCTGTTGCGGCTGTAGGGGGAGATGCGGTAAACTATGCGGCAGGAAAATTTGTGGGACCCAGAGTTTTTCGTAGGGAAGACGTCCGGTTTCTCAACAGGGAGTATCTGGATCGTACCCATCGGTTTTATGAAAAATACGGGGGGAAGACTATTGTCATCGCACGATTCGTCCCGATCATTCGTACATTTGCACCCTTTGTGGCCGGAGTTGGCAGTATGACCTACTGGCGTTTTGCCTGTTACAACATTTTAGGTGGGATTTTCTGGGTTGCCATTTTTATCTTTGGAGGGTACTATTTCGGCAATCTTCCCGCTGTTAAACGAAACTTCTCGCTGGTCATTTTTGCCATTATCTTCCTCTCTGTACTTCCAGGTGTGATCGAATTCTTTCGGCAGCGCAACCAGAGACCTTCGTAG
- the mdh gene encoding malate dehydrogenase: protein MDKKVTVVGAGNVGGTIAQRLAEKELCDVALVDIIEGIPQGKALDLSEAAPIEKHDAHLVGTNEYEASKGSDIVIITAGITRKPGMSRDDLLATNRGIIKGVTAEVTRFSPDAVLIIVSNPLDAMCHVAYEASGFPRSRVIGMAGALDSARFCAFIAMELNVSVENVHASVLGGHGDTMVPLPRYSTVAGIPITELLSRDRIEAIVDRTRSGGAEIVRLLKTGSAYYAPASAAVEMAESILKDKKKILACAAYLKGEYGIHGLFIGVPVKLGAGGIEEIIQISLTDEEKEALKNSAAAVQELVNAMKKMD from the coding sequence ATGGATAAAAAGGTTACCGTCGTGGGTGCAGGCAATGTGGGGGGGACTATAGCGCAGCGACTGGCGGAAAAGGAGTTATGTGATGTGGCGCTCGTTGACATTATTGAAGGCATACCCCAGGGTAAGGCCCTGGATCTGAGTGAGGCGGCCCCCATCGAAAAGCACGATGCGCATCTCGTAGGAACAAACGAATATGAGGCTTCGAAAGGGTCTGATATTGTTATCATCACCGCCGGTATTACGAGGAAACCTGGGATGAGTCGGGATGACCTTCTGGCAACCAACAGAGGGATCATCAAGGGTGTGACGGCAGAGGTCACCAGATTTTCTCCTGATGCCGTCCTGATAATTGTCAGTAATCCCCTGGATGCCATGTGTCATGTGGCCTATGAGGCAAGTGGTTTTCCCAGGAGCAGAGTCATCGGTATGGCCGGTGCGCTTGACTCGGCCCGGTTTTGTGCCTTTATTGCCATGGAACTCAATGTATCCGTGGAAAATGTACATGCCTCCGTCCTTGGGGGGCACGGAGACACAATGGTCCCCCTTCCCCGCTACTCGACGGTTGCCGGGATTCCGATCACGGAGCTACTTTCCAGGGATCGTATCGAGGCGATAGTGGATCGGACCCGCAGTGGGGGAGCTGAAATTGTCAGACTTTTAAAGACGGGCAGCGCCTACTATGCCCCTGCCTCTGCCGCCGTTGAAATGGCGGAATCAATCCTGAAGGACAAGAAAAAAATTCTTGCCTGTGCTGCCTACCTAAAAGGCGAATACGGGATTCACGGTCTTTTTATCGGGGTTCCGGTGAAGTTGGGGGCCGGTGGTATTGAAGAAATTATCCAGATATCCTTAACCGATGAAGAGAAGGAGGCCCTGAAAAATTCGGCGGCAGCCGTCCAGGAACTCGTCAATGCGATGAAAAAGATGGACTGA
- a CDS encoding DNA-processing protein DprA, which produces MDIMRLHLDNSNYPSQVKHYLGEQAPASINVLGNIDILHHNKLALFCSVKCPGNLILQTYDLAQSLREAGIKVISGFHSPMERECLMILLRGTQSVIVCPARGIRGMRLKKDLKYLVANGQVLFLSPFTEEQRRITTETAIMRNRFVSAIADSIFVAYAAPGSKMEQLCKEILVWRKPLYMLENVANDKLISIGAVPVTPDSITIKMVIS; this is translated from the coding sequence ATGGATATAATGCGTCTCCATCTTGACAATTCAAATTATCCTTCTCAAGTAAAGCATTATCTTGGTGAACAGGCTCCGGCGAGCATTAATGTCCTCGGCAATATTGATATCCTGCATCACAACAAGTTGGCGCTGTTTTGCTCAGTCAAATGTCCCGGCAATTTGATTCTACAAACCTACGACCTTGCACAGAGTCTGCGGGAAGCTGGGATAAAAGTCATCAGTGGCTTTCATTCGCCGATGGAACGGGAGTGCCTAATGATTCTGCTCCGGGGCACGCAATCGGTAATCGTTTGTCCTGCTCGCGGCATTCGAGGAATGCGGTTAAAGAAGGATTTGAAATACCTTGTTGCTAATGGGCAAGTGTTATTCCTCTCACCCTTTACCGAAGAGCAACGTCGTATCACGACGGAAACAGCCATCATGCGCAACCGGTTTGTGTCTGCCATAGCGGATTCTATTTTTGTGGCTTACGCTGCTCCTGGTAGTAAAATGGAACAACTCTGCAAAGAAATTCTCGTGTGGAGAAAACCGCTCTACATGCTGGAGAATGTAGCCAATGACAAACTTATCTCAATCGGCGCAGTTCCAGTCACTCCGGATTCTATTACGATAAAGATGGTAATATCATAG